The genomic stretch gtgtggtgtgggctaaagtattcaagctgggactagctgggactaggtcctaggtgagtatttcggccttcatcatagataggtctttatagtctttgacgagtatatgttcactgcttgatagcctttgtgttcctgactagtggatttatatccaagttggggcatgacctcgttacttattttgatagtaagtggtcagcttaagtactagccaaccctttggtggactccttagggtactcactttgttttagaaaaattgtgggtcttgggtgcggtggtgtgtatccgcatgtctaggtctgcttgtgattttaggctagggttgtgttgtgtcttggccatgttttattaatattaaccgctgagccaagataccggttcgattaccttccctacctcgtggtatagactcgagttacaaagtgactattgaccgtactaagaacttatgcctgtctttgatatattgccctttcttgtatggtgattttatgaactgtaataggtgagatgtaagccggttacagttgataaagtttggattactgtttgttatatgtttcacatgatagtttattttGGTCAGTtagggggtcataggttagaatacttgataattaaattgtttatcatgttgtttacatgttttattacatgttacattaaatatgacgattcgtggctgggaggactcgaagttactccccctttgaattgtggctttcgtgtttgtataaaatgcgattgacaggttgttgatgctttgttggggtcacagacgagctagcgagcataaggaaccttggacctagttttggctattcttatagtaacccttttaacttttggttttgtatataatttgaagggacatatgtctcccttttctattttgggtttgtatctttacattttcttatctttagctatggcatgtaaattagattgttagcattgcaggttttggcacccgcctcttgggaatgttggaaatgttgtgattggtttagaaatttttttgaaattacaggtttttatatagttggaccaattacaaacatatcctaccagtttttccgtagaatttacgcgttTAATTATAGGTTTATTAGAGGGTGTCACACACCAGTTTCAACAAGATTGGCTTTGACAGTAGTAAGAGACAATTGGACTGACTTATCTTTCAGACGATTAGCTTCTTCAGTCCTCATGTGGCCTACTAGTTCTTGAAGGGACAAATCTTTTTTCTTATGTTTCAAATGGTTCCTATACTCATTCCAGGAAGGGGGAAACTTTTCTAGTAAGACATTAGCCAAGAAGATTTCATCTAGTTTCATCCCCTCATTAGTGACATCGGCACACAAGTTCTCATAAACATGAACTTGCTCCATAATTGGTTTGTCATCTACCATTTGAAACCCAAGCCACCGCCCCGACAACATATTTTTTCTTACCCGCATCGCGTCACCCCATATTTTTTTCTCTAACAATTCCCATATAATCTTAGCAGATTTATGGACCGAAAATAAATCAAAGAGAGTATTCGACATATGAGTAAGGAGATGGAACTTAGCAGTTTTGTTATCCTTATCATGTTTCTTAATAGTCTCCTCATTCGACTTAATGACTGAGCACGAAGGTGGGGTAGATTCTACACTAGCAAGCGGTAATAAAGCAGTAGGAGGGTCGAGAAAAATAAAACATAGTCGATTTCTAATTGTTCAAAATACATAAGCGATTTCGAGACCATCTTTTGTAGTTCATACCGTCTAAGGGTTCCAATTTCGACAATTCAGACAGAATTTTGTTTGAGACTAGCAGACCATTGTTACGATAAATAtgtagttttcaaattgttggaaGATAATTCGTAACAATGAAAACAGACAGAAACTTGAACAGAAACAAGAGACAGAAAAAGACTTATCGAAACGGAATTGCAGCGCCGTGGTATGGAGGCCACTGACTTGAAAACTATATCGGCACGACCGTGGTGGTAATCGTCTctcgccggtagttccccaaggttaacactgcgACACCCGTACACAACCACTCGTGTATGAGAGCCTTGGAACTAACAGTACCGAACCCAGAAATAAAACTCAGAAGCAGAATATTATCATATAGAGAGATGTAGAAGAAATTGTGTGAATTTGTGTGTATCAAGTGATGAGAGAACGGCTCTATTTCCGACTATAAATTGTGTGAAATTGTGTGAATTTGTGTGTAAATTGTGTGAAGGATCAAAAACGGAGGAAATAAAGGAGATAATCAATCCCCTTAATGACAGTCAAGGAGAATAAATCTCCATAATCACGGAGAAATAAATTGACTGAGATCCGTTACTGGACTCCAAAAACACACACAAGCCAGGCCCAAAAAGAAAGGATAAAAGAGGGCCTTTGGCACGCTCTACCCAAACCCGAGCCAGAGCCGGAGCCGGGCCGGCgtgcgcgcgcgtgtgtgtgtttggacccaaacccacaagCCCAACAATCAccacaaaagcctccttggtccaatCTCTTACCCACCATTGGACCAAAGACAATATAAACACACAACATACAACTCTCCCCACCGATGTGGGAGAGTGTATGAACCAAAAAACCAAAAAGGACTTTGGCTTTACTTGGCATCACACCAACACATACGAAAGAAATTTGACggagctttttatataatttgttaagatatgtatatatgtatatatttatataaattttgcCTAGTTATAACAATTAGTATTAACACAATGTATGTAATTATTTTTTCTAAAATTTAGAGGGCTCTCAAGAGTAAGATTCCATAGCTTCCAAGGTAACTACGCTATGTGTACCTTTAAATCTGAATTTTTTACGTTACTATCATCAATTTTAGGTACAGGTAAATTTTCACAAAGAAAGAGACACGTTGGCGTTGTCATCTTGCCAAAGAACTATTTTGTCATAATTTGATATAACCCAAAGTGATTTCGTGAAGTCTTCCGACGAAATTTTATTAGTGTACTACAATTCTTCGAAGATGGTCAAATAATTtcctttttaatcaaaatttaaagTATTTCAACCATCTCCATTCTCAGTTTTGTTTTCTTATTTCCTCCGTTTCAATAAGTTATATACTTTTGCTTTTTGAACATTATTCATAGTTGAAGAGAATCTTCATTATAACTCTTACAATATAATACTTCctccacaaaatctcattgaagacggcacgtatccgtcactttggagtgacggataccatttcctcttacaaatgacccaaataaaggagagagggaagcacatgagggtgcccccaccttgtccccctatccgttttgtgagtgacattactcgtcacttgctccgacccgtcttcagcaagactaattgtacTCCCTCCACACAAAAATGTTCTTtccatttctctaatatatgtgagtaccattttattgaaatggaaaaaaaaaacatgagtGTATGGGGACCTGGAGAGAGTAGTATGGCtaattatacttcctccattcaactccactctacctatttcacttttgtacactattcacaattgtctgttcaatttcgattttctctcgatacgtaagtggaaatatattcatgtgagatcttgtttgattcgtctttacgagtatattaaaaatatctaacttttatattttttgcaaatacgtagctaacgatatttaacgcgtaaaacacgcgttgacaaacgtgaaaaaagaaagtggtagagtggagttgaatggaggaagtataaaacACTATATTTATATGGGTTTGTACACATCTTAGAATGTCTAGAAAGGATTAGACAGCTAAAACAAAAGTCAAGCCATGCATTGGAAAACACGACCTTGAAGCCTTGAAgtagagctgatcaaatggcccaGGCCCGCTAGCCCGACCCGACCCAGCCCGATTTTTTCCCGGGCTTGGGCCACAATTTTAGGCCCGAAAAGCCCATGGCCCGAAGCCCGTGGCCCATTTCAAAATATTGGGCCGAGTTTGGGCCTACCTTAAGGCCCGAATTTTGGCCCGGCCCGACCCGACTATATATAAAATTTATTAGTGTAAGTATAATTTCCAGATGCATTTGAGCCGTAGTAAAAATAATTTATCAATTAATTGATGCCGAGTAACTTATTTACTAGTATTAACGTAAAAAGTGACCGACTTTATGCCCAAAGAATAATATATGCATCTAACAACtgaattatattattatatttctcAAAATTATGCAATTAATTTGTTCACAAATTGTAATTTATATAAAATACTTCGTCAACTAACATTTTTTATATCAATTTTGATAACGAACAATATTATTTCTCGATAATATCGATTTTTAAAGTCTTCTACAAAGTATAAAATTTGAGCCCGAATTGACCCGAAAAAGCCCGATAGCCCGTGAAAGCCTGCATGGGCCGGGCTTGGGCCACCAAAAGAGGCCCGCACATTGTGGCCCGACCCGGCCCGACCCGCACATTTGGGCTCAATTTAAAGCTCTAGCCCGGCCCAAACCCGACCCGGCCCgacccatgatcacctctacCTTGAAGCCTCGAACTTCATACCATGAATCACATCTTCCACTAATTGAATTTTTCACTTTTTTATCTCTTAAACAATTGAATAAATTAATATTCGAGATGATCCTAGCTCGCTCTTATTATGCAGTGTTTCTTATTGAAAATTGAGTTTTCGAATGTTATTAGATTGTTTATTATTGCTATTGCCAATCATAGTATAATAATTGGTGTTATTTGGAGTTTACTACGTATTTGATAGACACAAACCATGGCTTATAGGCTATGGCAGATTAGAAGATAGCAGCTAAAATTCCACCTTAATTTGACAAGAAAGATGAGATCAATTCGGGTGAGCTATTTTTTAATTAGTTATATTGAGATTTTATTatgtttaactaattaattttgatttttgagtAATCTATTAAAGTGCACATTGTAAATATTAAGAACTCTAAGCTATTCCAAACATTCGGAACAATCAATCAAAATCCCAAGTTAGTTTCAAAAGATTCCAAATAAACTATTTTAATTTAGTTATTTTGAGTTGCCTAAATTTCAATGTGATCAAATTTTCTAAGTTAAATTACAACCATCCTAataatttatttacctttttttttattataaagagTATCttaataaattaaagataaacaaCTATATAGGTGTAAGGACTTTATGATTATAAAAACACGGCGTTATACTTGTTAGCTAATACATTTATAGACAATCAAAGCAACATGTAGTTTCAAACGTGAAAACAATCTTTTAGTTTACGTTGTACACGACAGAGGACTAccaataggcccgtgcatcgcacgggcattaaatctagtatatacttaaaagaggaacttttgaaacgatttcattggctattgttttgttttaatttcatTGGCTATTGTTTTTCTTTAATCAATAAATACAACAGATATTTAAAAAACAGTTTAAATTTATgtataaaaaaaatatacattAAATAATACGACAACTTTCATCTATACATTAAATAAAGTAGTTAGATATGATATAAAATATACGACAGCTTCAATCTATATAATCACAATGCTCCAATAGTACGACTTCGACACTTTTTCAAATTCTTATCAAACTGCAATTCCACACCTTCTCTATATCTGAACGTTTGTGCACTTCAACTCCTATTATGCTTCTCTCAAACCTGCAACAACAACGGTGTATAAATAGACATCAATCATCCATCGCAGTCGAGAAATGCTCTCTGAAGATATTGAAAGACGAAAAAGAAGGCTATTTAACCACCCGGGACTTGTGCTAACAGAGGAGGCCAAGATAGCTTATACATTAATTGAAGTAGAATAGATCCTACTGAGGTATGGTAAAACCTTGAAGGATATAAAGGGTATGCCTCTCCCCCAGTTCGAAGATGTCAGGGGCTTGGATAATAAATTAATCAGAGAAGAGCGTATGTATGACACCCGCAAGTTGAAAGAAGAATGGACCCAAAAAGAGCAACAACTAAATACAGAGCAAAGAGCGGTATATGAGAAAGTCATTGAAGCGGTGCACAGTAGGTCTGGCCAAGTAATGTTTCTATATGGACACGGAGGGACCGGGAAGACCTTCTTATACACAACCATTTCAGCAAGGATCAGATCAGAAGGTGAAATTGTTCTCAACGTAGCATCCTCAGGTAATAAAGAACTTTATCTTAGATAAAAGGACTGAATAACCaaccacaattgttacacatgTAGTATAATATAAAATcgaaaataaaaaacaactaagTTTAAGACAAGAATACCCAGTATAAAGTTTAATTTTCATGTTAGGAATCGCGGCGTTATTACTCCCAGGAGGACGTACAGCTCACAACATGTTTGAGATACCAATAGAGCTATTAGAGAACTCTACGTGCAACATTTCACAAAAGAGCCAACTAGCAGAACTGTTACGACAAACGTCCCTAATTATATGGGACGAAGCTCCAATGGACCACAGGTTTGCATTTAAAGCACTTGATTGAACAATGAGAGATGTGCTCGCGTTAGAAGATCCAGAAGCCAAAACAAAATTGTTCGGTGGTAAGGTCATCCTACTTGGGGGTGACTTCAGGCAAGTTCTGCCTATAATTACCAAGGGCAAGAGACAAGATATCATTCAAGCATCGATCAACAGGTCGTATATATGGTATGAGTGTCAACTCTTTACACTATCAAAAAGCATGAGGGTGTCAGAAACGGCAGACAATCCGCAGAAACAAAAGATAAACCACGCTTTCAATAACTGGTTGTTAGCTATGGGAGACGGGCGGATAGAGACTAAAGCAGCAGAGAACGAAACGGAGCCTACATGGATTGAGATACCAAAAGAGTATATTGGAAGCAACGGACCGTTGAGTGTTGAAACAGTTGTTGAAAGAATTTACCCATATTTTCAACAAGAACGTTTCAACGAAACGTATCTAAAGGAAAGAGCGATACTCACCTCTCTAAACGAAATGGCTGACAAGATAACCACGTATATGGTTGGCCTTATACAAAGTGAGGAGAAGATTTACAGAAGTTGTGATGAAGTGTGCACATAATCAACTGAGAGCACGGAACAATATACAGACTATCCTACGGAGTATTTAAATAGCCTAAACTTGCAGGGTCTGCCTCCCCAGGAGTTGAAATTAAAGAAaggatttgtaacacccccgtacaccagaacgccttaccaaggaccattccagtatatgacggtgtcaccatctcggtttcccgaggaggtagatcaaattagacaatacaagaacaatattatatcATTAGAGAATCTATTACAATACCATTCTATTCCAGTTCCCTAGAACACAgttcaattacaacacttgtgattctacatctctagaccagtagcgtgatgactcgatccctccaatcccagcagcGGTAATCAACAATACCTTTAAGccaaccgctcaccatccccgaatggatcaccgcagacaccATAAAACAACACGGGGGTCGATCTTGGCTAATCAAATATAAGgtaaaacaataaagtaaatagctgatcatccactatcccaactcaCCACCACCTCGTATACACACCGACTACACAcggagtgtgtagtcctgccagattacccatcgcaacaggtaatcctcgccgccagtgggtgatcgcagcccatccccacctagtccagctcctcacgagcgactaacagtccctgtcccttaatgtgcacatcccctcccgtggcgggttccacggagggcgaactagggtgtgaagccactcccgcaagtgactccaccacaatctcaatcacaacatcacagctgtcacacgaCAACGTCAACTCTACCACCaccactatactccgatgatcagcggatagccatgattcacaatacaatcatagaattcaattcaattaacagtagactgagtagggagaccctacctcataacaaagcatgaaagacttccatCTATAGCCACGCACAACTCCATTAAGCACCCTAACAAtggtaaccatatcctattacacaactatactcaaataatcatacaaaaggacacaaggcagcaacttacctaaccttgcacatcggtgacgacatagacaaccaccatTCACGATCACCTCGCTCCGCGAATCCCGACGTTCCCATGGTAGGGGTTAGGCTAACTCCTTAGAGGTATGAGGCTATGGAGTGATTGAGTAGGGTgatggtctagggttagagaaagagaaactgtcgaggaaaatgagaaaaatagaaatgaatctcgcgaactcgcatttataataacgcgtcgacagcagtcatactcggtcgagtataataacactcggccgagtagactccactcggtcgagtattggtggtactcggccgagtggcctccgctaggtcgagtaactaacctATACATCTCCTATTATTACCAGTCTGATCCTACGCTATCCATCCCTGCGGTCTGCTTGGTCAATAAGTCGGTCAACAACGTTCCTAAAGATCCTGGgtgttactgtaacacccccatactccaagtgccttaccaggaccactcaggtataaggatgctaccatctcggttacccgaggcatgataatcatatgacaatgaagaaacatactttattaaataagtttaagtgattacattacaaaaccaagcgtaagcaaaatacaatgttctcaaactataaaccaaccgaaaggaactgtcctaacaaacacagcggaagactaaagactatgatatgtgatgactccatccctgactagatcccacgcgtatccaagatataccgcaagcaatcgctcaccacccccgaatggatcaccacgagtttttaaaacatttaaacggggtcaagtactaatcacacaatcaacatagataacaataataagataacagACACGAATTtgaaatcacacacacacacacacacacacacacacacaccaattcccatcatctcaatcccgatCGTCCATCCCTTTGGACCAGAcctgccgatgggggaccgcagccgttcccacctaagccccgctcatcataccgagcgataaccctgtcccattaatgtgcacatccccttccgtggcgggttccacgaagggcgaaactagggcgtgaagtcactcccgcaagtgaccccactcggtagagaacgcatctcgagaaccatcaacaaccaatcacaatctcaatcacaatcacaatcatcatatcaaacaactaactacaacacatcaccaatatcccattatgggactaataccgagtagaaatcctaccggaaagcacaacacgcagacggtatctaaatttgtatcaaaacggctcctctacgaattctcctcctatcatacaacacatagatgctactattcaaatactactcataaaaacccccaattcctaaattagggtttcatcaatcttatcaaaacattatagaaattatattaaaagcttaccctcgacgcaaggaatccaacgacacgaactacgatacgaactgaccgtctgaactccgggaattgtcaagaacgcgattaggaagaagactagttgctttctctcttaaacaggttttaggctttgtaaaaagtgatttagaacaattacgaatatgtttaaataccttaatcgcgtaattaacaaaacccgagaaaactcccccgtaaaaccggacactcgatcgagtacccaaggtactcgatcgagtacccccctactcgatcgagtgccccagctactcgatcgagtgcccaacaggtcagaaactattttgcttcgccacttacccttactcgacagagtaaggcctactcgatagagtacccccaagactataaatacggagtattacagtcttccctccttaaaaagaacttcgtccccaaagttcaacccatactctaaaaacaaccatactaactcgacccagacacaacaacacaactaagaactcaacaactcgaccaaacataaaacatgaactcttaacacccactccaccaactatgtttatttccttaacatgactcacgatatcgtatccaccacatatatatctctcacgacaccaacttcatacataatcaactaccatcctctaatgctgctagctccataatttcgtccactatcaaatccaaaatcaagacactcctagacatcaaacggaatgttacattctaccacccttaaaaggaacttcgtcctcgaagtttactcagactcataacatcatcctccaactgtcaacattatataaaaatattcccacactctgaagcatcacactactacaagcacgaccatggccttttataagtattatccacaaaacaaatccctcctttacgctacgctaacactctacttccaactatattaccgcatgcaccaccatgaaactctcttttattgcatcctactcctcttaagacaaatgttacgtcctcgtaactcactaatactaaatccttagctatatttcattaccctctttaccactacatgtcaaagataaccgtttataaaccaaacactcactattcttatatccaaggctcccgtacataaacatttctcattcctcaactcattcggcataacacctaacctataccataaactcgtagcaaatcgccatacccactcttcattattactgccaaaccaacatacctcgctatgtaaagcacttatcttccagaagcataactcccgatccacactcgttacgtatactcacactagatcctcaagttctttcctttattaccgcaaaactcatacacaacttaacatgacactaattcccaataccctacactcactgtctcaacaaaagattatgaaccacctgcatctttcgggtcattaccacacatgttctacgactcacttgccattaccatgtctttttgaaaccttaactagaacaagatcataattattgtaacaacctctcacaaccgtgtcccatcaacagaatatcactataccacgacaacaacgaaaacatattcaactctatttcatatcatactctacctcattcttaacttaacctggtaaagaaaacatcaataagcaagacaactgtctacatgttcaaccaaaactcacaaagaacaacagcaaacaaaacaacaatctatgtataactggtatgcactttcgaaaactcgaatcataatcatcccgcctactccaccacaaccggtgacggcatcataacaccgccaccaacagccacaccacaatgcgaaaatacccgcatcacaatactaaataccgtgcccggatcaccaccggaggcaccacaaccacatcgatagacatcacagctacatacaattccataaatactgactcggaaataacctttcggacaagaaaacttactcaaatccactttactcaatcataacgcaacatattatatgaattaaacagataagcatctcatgaacatcatctctaccatttcacggaatacacgtgtgttattaatacacataaaattataactagccatgtcaaattaatcaaattattacctttttggatatcattcaattaaactaccgtgtccaacatatatattacagaacgttcataaaacaactttataattatcacaccataccacttcttgtgaggtcagaacctcacacaaacatttacacatatcatagacccgtaatcacaaccaactagtcaatcctgaccacgtaagttaccactcaacaaaggttacctgttgtccgagcttaactcgcatgcccctcatcacattcttccattcgcatcaccaaagaccttctcgccatacataaccataccgctaacactcattatgagaaaccacctcctaagactatgtcttatacttcctgacaaccatacttttatcaattcagtctttacaaaatcggcctctttagaattgccacttttctaatataccctcacccttaaccactagtcaaagaccataacactaccacctttgtccaggacatcaaacctcttcactcatctctaaacatcatgatttcttttctatctttggttaacatcccaaacaacgaacatcgaatccatgaacaaaattacctcaacattcttcccaatattttccttaattgaatcatcatccatttttccaccaaaatctcatctcatgcagatattctactaacttcttactttccttaatttctcgaaactcattattaaacatgttgtcctgaagctcccatataaccattaactaacatcctcatgataatatcacacatttcgatgattccttacctttatatcacataactccggtgaatattttcctcagcttacttttatccttcttttctctttacactcaataataccaattaatagttcaactccttattccttctagctaactctttagaaatccagttaccctttcgttgctccaaaactcaaattccattactttctaccgacatcatcccactctttcttaccatggatcttctcttattatgctatcactcacacttgccactaatctatccatagaatcaacgtttaatcttcaaacaattgcatctccctttttacatctctagaaatcataattcatttaataccgttaattacccaaggaaatcacacagtagtttcgtctctcgataacacaaatttccaaactcagtcactacctgcaaattagaggtgatcaaatggcccaagcccattggcccgacccggcccagcccgcttttttgaagggcttgggccttttattttggcccaaaaaagcccatgggTCGGCTCAAAAAAGCCCAATGTACttttgggccgggtttgggccaagcatttggcccaaattttggcccggcccgacccatatttattaattaaggaatatttttcttataaaatttgtttaagtagcgtaaattttatatataattcCTTATAAACTCATGTATATATTTATTGAGATTTAAAAGCGATGTTCACgtaacataaatcatatctacTAGATATGATTAAGCATTATAATGTGTCGATGATTGTCTTTTATTCTATTTTTGGAGATTAATTCATATGTATTTCATCATACTTTGTACGATTTTTTATACTAAGTGCACATTTAAAGTACAAGTTGAAGGTATTATACTACTTATCTCGTTtggtaagtcgtaaattttagggcccgaaAAGCCCATATAGGCCCAAAAGCCCGATTTAGCCCATAAGGGCCGGGCTTGGGCTCGCTAAATAGGCCCTCTCATTTGGCCCGGTCCCGCCCAACCCGCACATGTGGGCCATTTTTATCATCCcggcccggcccaagcccgcataggcccggcccatgatcagctctactgcaaatccacgtcgcgacatgtcccattaagttcgctatataccactatttccaaacgacctttcattacatatgttcttactcaacactatttctaaccatctccctccataatttattatacatctcaggttgctactatccacatcctttctttcaatcttttcattctcacgttccttaaacttacatcatgccttgcccacattcacttacattttcattactcaacatacaatcatgtcac from Silene latifolia isolate original U9 population chromosome 5, ASM4854445v1, whole genome shotgun sequence encodes the following:
- the LOC141654826 gene encoding uncharacterized protein LOC141654826 → MRDVLALEDPEAKTKLFGGKVILLGGDFRQVLPIITKGKRQDIIQASINRSYIWYECQLFTLSKSMRVSETADNPQKQKINHAFNNWLLAMGDGRIETKAAENETEPTWIEIPKEYIGSNGPLSVETVVERIYPYFQQERFNETYLKERAILTSLNEMADKITTYMVGLIQSEEKIYRSCDEVCT